The Manihot esculenta cultivar AM560-2 chromosome 11, M.esculenta_v8, whole genome shotgun sequence genome includes a region encoding these proteins:
- the LOC110627170 gene encoding uncharacterized protein LOC110627170: MASIHQFQHSCLSSLIQKPTTLFPSKPSPFTVSFSLNPSNAKLTSQNPLETTPQPQPQPQSQSQPEPEPGAVDPVKLAFQKAKAYKKSIEDGKKTKLDQRPVEGSGTTSIGKDGEDPVSVKVAMEKAKEYKKRKEVGGGGGVKGASENETNSGSKGENGENLGSGLVDKGNIKEKKLSISSMDFIGLNFDDKKKGRGLPAGLAPVVNPFLEGDLPEVEIIVGDTSKFKDSTTPMPQPSQEDNLDLYKPKVSTWGVFPRPGDISKTFGGGRTIRPGDVLETAEERAAKDERTKQLLAAYRKKVGLNVDPKLKSECEKALKDGDSLMDSGKLNEALSYYQKVMDKLPFQSELHGLAALQWSICLDSLNRPNEARAMYEKLQSHPNAEVSKKARQFMFSFQAMDMMKVSGSNFLPKSTGYQNYFEAFIEDKSNYPLGEAGSEEDAVSQALPYLFLLVSPIFIVLLVAAQGANTN, from the exons ATGGCTTCTATTCATCAATTTCAACATTCTTGTCTTTCTTCTCTTATCCAAAAACCCACCACTCTCTTCCCCTCCAAGCCTTCTCCATTCACTGTCTCATTCTCTCTTAATCCATCCAATGCCAAGCTCACTTCACAAAACCCACTGGAAACCACGCCACAACCACAACCCCAACCCCAATCCCAATCCCAACCCGAACCTGAACCTGGGGCTGTGGACCCTGTGAAGCTGGCTTTTCAGAAAGCTAAAGCGTATAAGAAATCAATTGAAGACGGCAAGAAAACGAAACTCGACCAAAGACCAGTTGAGGGTTCTGGTACTACTTCAATTGGGAAGGATGGTGAAGACCCGGTCTCGGTTAAGGTCGCTATGGAGAAAGCTAAGGAGTACAAGAAGAGAAAAGAGGTCGGCGGTGGTGGAGGTGTGAAGGGTGCTTCAGAAAATGAAACAAATTCAG GATCAAAGGGAGAGAATGGGGAGAATTTAGGAAGTGGCTTGGTGGATAAAggtaatattaaagaaaaaaaactgtCAATTTCAAGTATGGATTTCATTGGACTCAACTTTGATGACAAGAAAAAGGGAAGGGGACTGCCAGCTGGATTGGCTCCAGTAGTTAACCCTTTTCTAGAAGGGGACTTACCTGAGGTGGAGATAATTGTTGGAGACACCAGCAAGTTTAAGGACTCAACAACACCAATGCCTCAGCCTAGCCAAGAAGATAATTTGGATCTTTACAAGCCAAAAGTTTCAACATGGGGTGTCTTTCCTAGACCTGGAGACATTTCAAAGACT TTTGGTGGTGGAAGAACTATTCGCCCTGGAGATGTGCTTGAAACAGCAGAAGAACGGGCTGCTAAAGATGAACGCACAAAGCAATTGCTTGCAGCATACAGGAAGAAAGTTGGCTTAAATGTTGATCCAAAGCTTAAATCTGAGTGTGAGAAG GCCTTGAAGGATGGTGACTCCTTGATGGATTCTGGAAAGCTTAATGAAGCATTATCATATTATCAGAAGGTTATGGATAAGTTGCCATTTCAG AGTGAACTTCATGGATTGGCTGCTTTGCAATGGTCTATCTGTCTTGATTCACTTAATAG GCCAAATGAGGCTAGGGCAATGTATGAGAAACTTCAGTCTCATCCAAATGCTGAAGTGAGCAAGAAAGCAAGACAATTTATGTTCAGTTTCCAG GCCATGGATATGATGAAGGTTAGTGGATCAAATTTCTTACCAAAAAGCACAGGCTACCAGAACTACTTTGAGGCGTTCATTGAAGATAAAAGCAACTATCCTCTGGGAGAGGCTGGAAGTGAAGAAGATGCTGTGAGTCAAGCCCTCCCATATTTGTTTCTTCTTGTTTCTCCCATTTTTATCGTACTGTTGGTTGCAGCACAGGGAGCAAATACAAATTAG